Proteins from a genomic interval of Lycium ferocissimum isolate CSIRO_LF1 chromosome 2, AGI_CSIRO_Lferr_CH_V1, whole genome shotgun sequence:
- the LOC132040321 gene encoding subtilisin-like serine-protease S — protein sequence MGVSKKALLLLYLCVFLGEISLCLSSKLYVVYMGSKDNDEHPDEILRQNHQMLTAIHRGNVEQAKTSHVYSYRHGFKGFAAKLTETQASEISEMPGVVSVFPNTKRNLHTTHSWDFMGLSDDETMEIPGFSTKNQVNVIIGFIDTGIWPESPSFSDTNMPPVPAGWKGQCQSGEAFNASICNRKIIGARYYMSGYVAEEDNGKAMFKSARDSTGHGSHTASTAAGRYVANMNYKGLASGGARGGAPMARIAVYKTCWSSGCYDVDLLAAFDDAIRDGVHVISLSLGPASPQGDYFNDAISVGSFHAVSRGILVVASAGNEGTSGSATNLAPWMVTVAASSTDRDFTSDIMLGNRVRLKGESLSLSQMNTSARIIPASEAYGGYFTPYQSSYCLDSSLNRTKAKGKVLVCRHAGSSSESKLEKSMIVKKAGGVGMILIDEADKGVAIPFSIPAATVGKRIGNKILAYINNTRHPTAKILSAKTVLGAQPAPRVTAFSSRGPNSLTPEILKPDIAAPGLNILAAWSPAVSRLNFNILSGTSMSCPHITGVVALIKAVHPSWSPSAIKSAIMTTAKLSDMHHKPIIVDPEGERADPFDFGSGFVNPAKVLDPGLIYDAQPADYRAFLCSLGYDEKSLHLITRDNRTCNQTFASPNELNYPSITVPDLRNKYSASRTVTNVGKARSIYRAVIFAPKGVNVTVVPRRLAFTRYYQKMNFTVTFKVAAPTQGYVFGSLSWRNKRTWVTSPLVVRVAHSNMGMMV from the exons ATGGGTGTTTCAAAAAAGGCTCTTCTTTTACTGTatctttgtgtttttcttggAGAAATTAGCCTTTGCTTGTCTTCAAAG TTATATGTGGTGTACATGGGAAGCAAAGATAATGATGAACATCCAGATGAAATTTTGAGGCAAAACCATCAAATGCTGACTGCTATTCATAGAGGAAA CGTTGAACAAGCCAAGACTTCACATGTATACAGTTATAGGCATGGTTTTAAAGGCTTTGCAGCAAAGTTGACTGAAACACAGGCTTCTGAAATATCCG AAATGCCTGGAGTGGTATCTGTTTTTCCTAATACTAAGAGGAACCTGCATACAACTCATTCATGGGATTTTATGGGGCTTAGTGATGATGAAACAATGGAAATCCCAGGTTTTTCTACCAAGAACCAAGTTAATGTAATCATTGGTTTCATTGATACAG GAATTTGGCCTGAGTCTCCAAGTTTTAGTGACACCAATATGCCCCCAGTGCCAGCTGGATGGAAAGGACAATGTCAATCAGGGGAAGCATTCAATGCCTCAATATGCAAcag GAAAATAATTGGGGCTAGATATTATATGAGTGGCTATGTAGCTGAAGAAGATAATGGAAAGGCCATGTTCAAGTCTGCCAGAGACAGTACTGGTCATGGAAGTCATACAGCTTCGACTGCTGCAGGTCGTTACGTAGCTAATATGAATTACAAAGGTTTGGCATCTGGAGGAGCTAGAGGTGGTGCCCCAATGGCCAGGATAGCGGTTTACAAAACCTGTTGGAGTTCTGGTTGCTATGATGTTGATTTGTTGGCTGCATTTGATGATGCAATTAGAGATGGGGTTCATGTAATTTCTCTATCTTTGGGCCCTGCTTCTCCCCAAGGAGATTATTTCAATGATGCTATTTCTGTGGGGTCATTTCATGCTGTTAGCCGTGGGATACTCGTGGTGGCTTCAGCTGGAAATGAAGGAACCTCTGGTTCAGCCACAAATTTAGCTCCCTGGATGGTCACAGTTGCAGCTAGTTCAACTGACAGAGATTTTACATCTGATATTATGCTAGGAAATAGAGTTCGACTCAAG GGTGAAAGTCTTAGCTTATCTCAAATGAATACATCTGCAAGAATCATACCTGCTTCTGAAGCTTATGGGGGATACTTCACTCCCTATCAATCCAG TTATTGCTTAGATAGTTCTTTGAATAGAACTAAGGCCAAAGGGAAGGTTCTTGTGTGTCGACATGCTGGAAGCTCAAGTGAGTCGAAGCTGGAAAAAAGCATGATAGTTAAAAAAGCTGGTGGAGTTGGGATGATCCTTATTGATGAAGCAGACAAGGGTGTGGCCATCCCCTTTTCCATTCCAGCAGCTACTGTTGGAAAAAGGATTGGAAACAAGATCCTAGCTTACATTAATAATACACG CCACCCTACGGCAAAGATTCTCTCTGCTAAAACTGTTTTGGGAGCTCAACCTGCTCCTCGAGTAACTGCATTTTCTTCAAGAGGTCCTAATTCTCTAACACCAGAAATTTTGAAG CCTGATATTGCAGCTCCTGGGTTAAATATCCTGGCAGCATGGTCTCCAGCAGTTTCTAGGTTGAACTTCAACATACTCTCTGGAACTTCCATGTCTTGCCCCCACATAACAGGAGTTGTTGCCTTGATAAAAGCTGTGCATCCATCATGGTCTCCCTCGGCAATCAAATCAGCCATCATGACCACTG CCAAACTGTCAGATATGCATCACAAACCCATAATAGTAGATCCTGAAGGGGAGAGGGCTGATCCATTTGACTTTGGTTCTGGCTTTGTGAACCCCGCTAAAGTCCTGGATCCTGGTCTTATATATGATGCACAGCCAGCAGATTACAGAGCATTTCTTTGTTCACTAGGTTATGATGAGAAATCTTTGCATCTAATAACGAGGGACAACAGAACGTGTAATCAAACCTTTGCATCACCAAATGAACTAAATTATCCCTCCATCACAGTACCAGACCTCAGAAACAAATATTCAGCATCGCGAACTGTCACAAATGTGGGGAAAGCAAGAAGCATTTACAGGGCAGTTATATTTGCACCTAAGGGTGTCAATGTTACTGTGGTGCCCCGAAGATTAGCCTTCACAAGATATTACCAGAAAATGAATTTCACAGTGACTTTCAAAGTGGCTGCACCTACACAGGGATATGTCTTTGGGTCCTTGTCATGGAGGAACAAAAGAACATGGGTAACATCTCCACTTGTTGTCAGAGTAGCGCATTCCAACATGGGTATGATGGTATAG
- the LOC132040332 gene encoding uncharacterized protein LOC132040332, translating to MQDQRGLEEASASKLRKKKTSQQKAPVLQKEGNKAKRIQDLHALSVQNGLKPTKRVPSNGVSPLFQYAEKSTPEFSTDTSTSGNEYRALRRKYLLLEEESFALGKELREAEDEINALEDEKLTLLDELVVLEGLVDPCQRL from the coding sequence ATGCAAGACCAGAGAGGACTTGAGGAAGCTTCAGCTTCTAAATTGCGGAAAAAGAAAACATCACAACAAAAGGCTCCAGTGTTGCAAAAAGAAGGGAATAAGGCAAAAAGGATACAAGATTTGCATGCACTGTCAGTTCAAAATGGACTAAAACCCACCAAAAGAGTCCCATCGAACGGAGTTTCCCCATTATTCCAATATGCCGAGAAATCAACGCCTGAGTTCTCGACAGATACTTCCACTTCTGGAAATGAATATCGGGCATTGAGGAGAAAGTATCTATTGCTGGAGGAAGAAAGTTTTGCTCTTGGTAAAGAATTGAGAGAAGCCGAAGATGAGATTAATGCCCTTGAAGATGAGAAGTTAACACTCCTTGATGAACTTGTTGTGTTAGAAGGCCTAGTTGATCCTTGCCAGCGATTATGA